One Candidatus Omnitrophota bacterium DNA segment encodes these proteins:
- the ruvB gene encoding Holliday junction branch migration DNA helicase RuvB has product MKPKAALPPMPPALPPNIENDEDRVLNLSLRPKRFDEFVGQTQVKDNLQIAIDATTRRSEPLEHVLLAGPPGLGKTSIAHIVANELSAKITATSGPAIERAGDLIGILTNLGKGDVLFIDEIHRLSKVVEEFLYPAMENFEIDFVIDKGPYAKTIKFHLKRFTLIGATTRAGLLSNPLRSRFGMVYHLEFYTPSELTRVIARSAKILGMSVADEVARLIAERSRGTPRIANRLLRRVRDYAQVKHHGALTQTIAEAALAAQGIDALGLDAIDRKVLKMIIEFYGGGPVGIEALAAALGEEQDTIVDVVEPYLLAAGLLKRTARGRKATRLAYQHVAASKGEKLALFAAASSNE; this is encoded by the coding sequence ATGAAGCCGAAAGCCGCTCTTCCGCCGATGCCGCCGGCGCTGCCGCCGAATATCGAGAACGATGAGGACCGCGTTCTCAACTTAAGCCTTCGTCCGAAGCGTTTCGATGAGTTCGTCGGCCAGACTCAGGTCAAAGACAATCTCCAGATCGCCATTGATGCCACCACGCGGCGCAGCGAGCCGCTGGAGCACGTGCTGCTGGCTGGCCCGCCTGGGTTGGGCAAGACGAGCATCGCGCACATCGTCGCCAATGAGCTCAGCGCGAAAATCACGGCGACGAGCGGCCCGGCCATTGAGCGCGCAGGAGATCTCATCGGCATTCTGACGAATCTGGGCAAGGGCGACGTGCTGTTTATCGATGAGATCCATCGGCTCTCCAAAGTGGTCGAGGAGTTTCTCTATCCGGCGATGGAAAATTTCGAAATCGATTTTGTCATCGACAAAGGCCCCTATGCCAAGACGATCAAGTTTCATCTGAAGCGCTTTACGTTGATCGGGGCCACGACGCGGGCTGGGCTCTTGTCGAATCCATTGCGCAGCCGCTTCGGCATGGTGTACCATCTAGAGTTCTATACGCCGAGCGAGCTGACCAGGGTGATTGCGCGATCGGCGAAGATTCTGGGCATGAGTGTTGCTGATGAGGTCGCGCGGCTCATTGCCGAACGTTCCCGCGGGACCCCGCGCATCGCCAATCGGCTGTTGCGCCGGGTGCGGGACTACGCGCAGGTCAAGCATCACGGGGCGCTGACGCAAACCATCGCCGAGGCGGCCTTGGCCGCGCAAGGGATCGATGCGCTGGGGTTGGATGCGATTGATCGCAAGGTCTTGAAGATGATTATCGAGTTTTACGGCGGCGGGCCGGTCGGCATTGAGGCGCTGGCGGCGGCTCTCGGCGAAGAGCAGGATACGATCGTCGACGTGGTGGAGCCGTATCTGCTGGCCGCCGGCTTGCTGAAGCGGACGGCGCGG
- a CDS encoding Holliday junction DNA helicase RuvA: MISRLRGTVRQIGEQQLLLDVNGVSYEVFVAPSILQTVQERLTDSGELELVTFHYQQLEVGRGVPVLIGFLNEIEREFFTRFISVSGVGPRGALKALTQPIPVIAKAIDEGDATLLRSLPGIGEQRAKEIIAKLQGKVGKFALMQAKGAGTEPRDDHAPALEDEAVAILVQLEYKRPEARQMVKAALERNPKLKTAEDLLNEVYRQQRLVETI; this comes from the coding sequence ATGATCTCGCGCCTGCGGGGCACGGTGCGCCAGATCGGTGAGCAGCAGCTGCTCCTTGACGTCAACGGGGTCAGCTACGAGGTGTTTGTGGCCCCGTCGATTCTGCAGACCGTGCAGGAGCGCTTGACCGACAGCGGAGAGTTGGAGCTCGTCACCTTCCACTATCAGCAGCTGGAGGTGGGGCGGGGGGTTCCCGTGCTGATCGGATTTCTGAATGAGATCGAGCGGGAGTTTTTCACGCGGTTCATTTCGGTCTCCGGCGTGGGGCCGCGCGGAGCGCTCAAAGCGCTCACCCAGCCGATTCCGGTGATTGCCAAGGCGATCGATGAGGGCGATGCGACGCTGCTGCGGTCGCTGCCCGGCATCGGCGAGCAGCGGGCGAAGGAGATCATCGCGAAACTCCAGGGCAAGGTGGGCAAGTTCGCCCTGATGCAAGCGAAGGGGGCCGGCACCGAGCCGAGGGATGATCATGCGCCCGCGCTCGAAGATGAAGCGGTGGCGATTCTCGTGCAGCTAGAATACAAGCGGCCCGAGGCGCGGCAAATGGTCAAAGCCGCGCTGGAGCGAAACCCGAAGCTCAAAACCGCCGAGGATCTGCTGAACGAAGTCTATCGCCAGCAACGGTTGGTTGAGACGATATGA
- the ruvC gene encoding crossover junction endodeoxyribonuclease RuvC, which yields MVILGIDPGLNATGFGIIETIADRLHVKAAGEIRPPRGKPLAERLSAIHGRLLALMATHRPDTAVIEKIFTHHGHVTTAAMMGHARGVACLAAQTQGIPLVEYPSTQVKRAVTGNGHASKEQVGRMVGQWIDRADPSWSADATDALALAIAHAHAVTQRHHLAGVLS from the coding sequence ATGGTGATTTTGGGGATTGATCCAGGATTGAACGCCACAGGATTTGGGATTATCGAGACGATCGCGGACCGGTTGCACGTCAAAGCGGCTGGGGAGATCCGCCCGCCACGCGGCAAACCGCTGGCCGAACGGCTGAGTGCGATTCATGGCCGGCTCTTAGCGCTGATGGCCACTCACCGTCCGGACACGGCGGTCATCGAGAAGATTTTCACGCACCATGGGCATGTCACGACCGCGGCGATGATGGGCCATGCGCGCGGGGTGGCGTGCCTCGCGGCGCAAACCCAGGGGATTCCGTTAGTGGAGTATCCGTCCACGCAGGTCAAACGCGCCGTGACCGGCAACGGCCATGCGTCCAAGGAGCAAGTCGGACGCATGGTGGGGCAATGGATTGATCGCGCGGATCCGTCCTGGTCAGCGGATGCGACCGATGCCTTGGCCTTGGCGATTGCCCATGCCCATGCGGTCACACAGCGTCATCATCTGGCCGGGGTGCTCTCATGA